ATTGTGACAAAGCAAACGTTAGCTCTCTATACCAAACTCAAGAAAAGACGCAAAGTTTAGAAAGAGAGGATGCATACAGCAGCGTATTTCTCAACCAAAGAACGGAATGTGGGATCGTCCAATAGTGACTTGTCAGAGACAAGTTGAATAAGACCTTCCTTCTCACCGCTCAGGAGCTCCCTGGTCACATTATATATTATCAGTTGATAACATATCAACATTGAATCACAACCTGAGAGAGTTGGGACACTTACTTGAAATAAGAGTTGTCGAAAATAAGAGGGTTTGAAGTCCAAGGACCTTCAAAGCCAGACCTATCCTTGTGGCATCTCCCCTGTGTTATCATAATTAATAATCATTTATCAATTTGTAGATTGGAACCCAACAACAAAGACAGTGTTTAAGCAGTTGGGAGTGATATACGGACCAGAGTGTGGGCACCAGATAAAGACACGATGTCATTGTCAGTCAAACCCATCTGCTTTGCAAAGACTTCTCTCAAGTGGTTACAACCCTTTGTAGCATCAGGAAGACGACCCTCTGGAGGTGGCTGAGGCTTGTCCTGGAAGCAAGATACGAACGTTAGTAAATACGCAATCCCCAAACATTCATTTCATCCAGTTTCGATGACTAACCTCTCTTCCAGGGTGGAACTGAATTTCAGGTCCACCAGTGACTTCAACAGCAACAACACCAGCAAGCTAAAGGACATGGTGAGTTAGATTCCAAATCATAGAGTTGAGTTAATAATCACTACTAATAGTGGCCGAgtcagaattttttttgtactGGATCAgagttatttttttcaaaaacataatttataatcattaaaaactacaaattataactttataatttataatgtttGGTAATTACTTTAGTGG
The nucleotide sequence above comes from Raphanus sativus cultivar WK10039 unplaced genomic scaffold, ASM80110v3 Scaffold0508, whole genome shotgun sequence. Encoded proteins:
- the LOC108820821 gene encoding L-ascorbate peroxidase 1, cytosolic-like, translating into MTKNYPNVSEDYKKAIEKCRRKLRGLIAEKHCAPIMVRLAWHSAGTFDSATKTGGPFGTMRFTDEQAHEANSGIQIALGLLEPIRVQFPTISFADFHQLAGVVAVEVTGGPEIQFHPGREDKPQPPPEGRLPDATKGCNHLREVFAKQMGLTDNDIVSLSGAHTLGRCHKDRSGFEGPWTSNPLIFDNSYFKELLSGEKEGLIQLVSDKSLLDDPTFRSLVEKYAAVCILSF